A single genomic interval of Halomonas sp. GT harbors:
- the hfq gene encoding RNA chaperone Hfq — protein MSKGQSLQDPYLNILRKERIPVSIFLVNGIKLQGQIESFDQFVILLRNTVSQMVYKHAISTVVPSRNVRLPAQDPAAPDAEI, from the coding sequence ATGTCCAAAGGGCAGTCCCTTCAAGACCCGTACCTGAACATTTTGCGCAAGGAGCGCATTCCGGTCTCTATTTTCCTGGTGAACGGCATTAAATTGCAGGGCCAGATTGAATCATTTGACCAGTTTGTCATTTTATTGCGCAATACCGTCAGTCAGATGGTTTATAAACACGCTATTTCCACGGTAGTGCCTTCGCGCAATGTGCGTTTGCCGGCACAAGATCCCGCCGCGCCCGACGCGGAAATCTAA
- the miaA gene encoding tRNA (adenosine(37)-N6)-dimethylallyltransferase MiaA produces MVDTRPWAIFLMGPTAAGKTDTAMALHERLGHELISVDSAMVYRGMDIGSAKPSAAELARAPHRLIDIRDPSEPYSAADFREDALQEMRQISAAGSVPLLVGGTMLYFKRLVEGVANLPAADAAIRQRLETIRQNEGLAALHRILAEVDADSAQRIHPNDPQRLMRALEVYYVSGRPMSELWAEQQPETFPWRVMSIALAPSDRQLLHNRIAVRFKTMLAEGLIDEVAALKQRSDIHLGLPAMKSVGYRQVWEHLDGKYDKNELVERGVIATRQLAKRQLTWLRSWPSLTWVDSQQPDVLDKVLKFVRESGA; encoded by the coding sequence ATGGTTGACACACGCCCCTGGGCGATTTTTCTAATGGGGCCTACGGCAGCCGGTAAAACCGACACGGCGATGGCTCTGCATGAACGTTTGGGGCATGAGCTGATCAGCGTAGACTCCGCGATGGTATATCGCGGGATGGACATTGGCAGTGCCAAGCCGAGTGCTGCCGAGTTGGCGCGTGCACCGCATCGTTTGATTGATATTCGCGACCCGTCTGAGCCATATTCGGCGGCTGATTTTCGTGAAGATGCGCTACAGGAGATGCGGCAAATCAGCGCGGCGGGCAGCGTGCCGTTATTGGTTGGCGGGACGATGCTCTACTTTAAGCGTCTAGTGGAGGGCGTTGCTAACTTGCCTGCTGCAGACGCCGCCATACGTCAACGCTTGGAAACTATTAGGCAGAATGAAGGTTTGGCGGCGCTTCATCGCATACTGGCTGAAGTGGATGCTGATTCAGCGCAGCGCATACATCCTAATGATCCACAGCGCCTAATGCGTGCGCTTGAAGTATATTATGTAAGTGGGCGTCCTATGAGCGAACTATGGGCGGAACAGCAGCCAGAAACCTTTCCCTGGCGGGTGATGTCGATAGCGTTAGCCCCTAGTGATCGCCAATTGCTACATAACCGCATTGCGGTGCGTTTTAAAACAATGTTGGCTGAAGGCTTGATAGATGAAGTAGCCGCCCTCAAACAACGTTCTGATATCCATCTTGGCTTGCCAGCAATGAAGAGTGTTGGCTATCGTCAGGTATGGGAGCACTTAGACGGTAAGTACGACAAAAACGAATTAGTTGAGCGCGGCGTGATAGCAACTCGCCAGCTCGCCAAGCGGCAGCTCACATGGTTAAGAAGTTGGCCGTCGCTTACGTGGGTAGACTCGCAGCAGCCTGACGTGTTGGATAAGGTGCTGAAATTCGTGCGTGAAAGCGGTGCTTAG